The Streptomyces laurentii genome contains a region encoding:
- a CDS encoding hypothetical protein (identified by MetaGeneAnnotator; putative;~sequence version:1) — translation MAEAAAIQGTHPSPARRWLRRVASLAVAAPLLTGLLQGVPAPAAQAAESASGAGAVDVSLGSLAPKAPVEGDTLTITGTVTNRTKQAVTNATVDLRVGPRMTSRSEIDDVSGRGAFRFGGEGETVGGRAAVEIPKLGAGLSRDFSLSVPVSKLGLDDSGVYQLGVSVTGRTTSQSYERVLGIERTFLPYQPDETEKRTKLTYLWPLISTAHVSAETGADQQQTPVFENDDLAAELVPGGRLDEMVALGKDLPVTWVIDPDLIASVDAMAAPYMVKDGTTEVPGQNQEVAKRWLDELEKAVQGHKVVALPFADPDLAALAHHGKEVPGSLAHLQQATALAAGTVETVLHVKPSTDFAWPVDGAVDPSVMAVATSAGASNVIARSDSFRDDLPYTPTAARAVGGGTTAVVSDAALSKAFQGDLVRADDSTLAIQSFLAQSLATTLELPEQQRSVVVAPQRMPTTSQAQSMATALQALSAKRWTEPQDLPGAVLDPADPDASTRIPSSRSYPKKLRAQELDTKAFQKMKETRDELDDFRVILTAADRVVPPFTNAISREMSTSWRGENPSAALYREEVLRYLRSLTEEVQLVKKSDLTLSGRSATIPVTVQNRLLQGVQHLELRISSDNRTRLKLVEGDPVASRPVTIDGGHSQSVKFTASANANGPVLMKAQLYTEDGTPYGAPMTFTVKVSEITPTVMLVIAGGVLLLVLAGIRMYSQRKRAAARRAAAEAEAEAEAEAEAEAEAETEDGAEDGDARNDDEGTAGTETADPGPEPAAGPGTGNGAETEQPSDPTPNTGSESGDPSGAGEKVDR, via the coding sequence GTGGCCGAGGCGGCAGCTATCCAGGGGACCCATCCCTCACCTGCCCGTCGCTGGCTACGGCGCGTGGCCTCACTCGCTGTGGCGGCGCCGTTGCTGACCGGGCTCCTCCAAGGCGTGCCCGCCCCGGCGGCGCAGGCCGCCGAGAGCGCGAGCGGCGCCGGCGCCGTGGACGTGTCGCTGGGGAGCCTGGCGCCGAAGGCCCCGGTGGAAGGCGACACCCTCACCATCACCGGAACGGTCACCAACCGGACCAAGCAGGCCGTGACCAACGCCACGGTCGACCTCCGTGTGGGTCCCCGGATGACCAGCCGCAGCGAGATCGACGACGTGTCCGGCCGGGGCGCCTTCCGCTTCGGCGGCGAAGGGGAGACCGTCGGCGGGCGGGCCGCGGTCGAGATCCCCAAGCTGGGTGCCGGACTCAGCCGCGATTTCTCGCTCTCCGTGCCCGTGTCCAAGCTGGGCCTCGACGACTCCGGTGTCTACCAGCTCGGGGTCTCCGTCACAGGGCGGACCACGAGCCAGTCGTACGAACGAGTGCTCGGCATCGAGCGGACCTTCCTGCCGTACCAGCCCGACGAGACCGAGAAACGCACCAAGCTCACCTACCTCTGGCCGCTGATCTCCACGGCGCATGTCTCCGCCGAGACGGGCGCCGACCAGCAGCAGACCCCGGTCTTCGAGAACGACGACCTCGCCGCCGAGCTCGTTCCCGGCGGCCGGCTCGACGAGATGGTCGCGCTCGGCAAGGACCTCCCGGTGACCTGGGTCATCGACCCGGACCTGATCGCCAGCGTGGACGCGATGGCCGCGCCCTACATGGTCAAGGACGGCACCACCGAGGTGCCGGGCCAAAACCAGGAGGTCGCCAAGCGCTGGCTGGACGAGCTGGAGAAGGCCGTCCAGGGCCACAAGGTCGTCGCCCTGCCCTTCGCCGACCCCGATCTGGCCGCCCTCGCCCACCACGGCAAGGAGGTCCCGGGTTCCCTGGCGCACCTCCAGCAGGCGACCGCGCTGGCGGCCGGCACGGTCGAGACGGTGCTCCACGTGAAGCCGTCGACCGACTTCGCCTGGCCCGTCGACGGTGCCGTCGACCCGTCGGTCATGGCCGTCGCCACCTCGGCGGGCGCGAGCAACGTGATCGCCCGCAGCGACAGCTTCCGCGACGATCTGCCGTACACCCCGACCGCGGCCCGCGCGGTCGGCGGCGGCACGACCGCGGTCGTCAGCGACGCCGCGCTGTCGAAGGCGTTCCAGGGCGACCTCGTCCGGGCCGACGACTCCACACTGGCGATCCAGTCCTTCCTCGCCCAGTCGCTGGCCACGACCCTGGAGCTGCCCGAGCAGCAGCGCAGCGTCGTGGTCGCCCCGCAGCGCATGCCCACCACGTCGCAGGCGCAGAGCATGGCGACGGCGCTGCAGGCGCTGTCCGCCAAGCGGTGGACGGAGCCGCAGGACCTGCCGGGCGCCGTCCTGGACCCGGCCGACCCGGACGCCTCGACCCGGATCCCGAGCAGCCGCTCGTATCCGAAGAAGCTGCGCGCCCAGGAGCTCGACACCAAGGCCTTCCAGAAGATGAAGGAGACCCGGGACGAGCTGGACGACTTCCGGGTGATCCTGACCGCCGCGGACCGGGTGGTGCCGCCCTTCACCAACGCGATCAGCCGGGAGATGTCCACGTCCTGGCGGGGCGAGAACCCCTCGGCCGCGCTCTACCGCGAGGAGGTCCTGCGGTATCTGCGGAGCCTCACCGAAGAGGTGCAGCTGGTCAAGAAGTCGGACCTCACCCTGTCCGGCCGCAGCGCCACCATCCCGGTGACCGTGCAGAACCGGCTGCTGCAGGGTGTGCAGCACCTGGAGCTGCGGATCTCCTCCGACAACCGGACCCGTCTGAAGCTGGTCGAGGGCGACCCGGTCGCCTCGCGCCCGGTGACGATCGACGGCGGGCACAGCCAGTCGGTGAAGTTCACCGCCTCGGCGAACGCCAATGGTCCGGTCCTGATGAAGGCCCAGCTCTACACCGAGGACGGCACGCCCTACGGCGCCCCGATGACGTTCACGGTGAAGGTCTCCGAGATCACTCCCACCGTGATGCTCGTCATCGCGGGCGGTGTCCTGCTGCTGGTCCTCGCCGGCATCCGGATGTACAGCCAGCGCAAGCGGGCCGCCGCCCGGCGCGCCGCGGCCGAAGCCGAGGCGGAGGCGGAGGCGGAGGCGGAGGCGGAGGCGGAGGCGGAGACCGAGGACGGAGCCGAGGACGGCGACGCCCGGAACGACGACGAGGGCACGGCCGGAACCGAGACGGCGGACCCCGGTCCCGAGCCCGCCGCCGGTCCCGGGACCGGGAACGGCGCCGAGACGGAGCAGCCGAGTGACCCGACGCCCAACACCGGGTCCGAAAGCGGCGACCCGTCGGGCGCGGGTGAGAAAGTGGACCGTTGA
- a CDS encoding RNA nucleotidyltransferase (Metal dependent phosphohydrolases with conserved 'HD' motif; cd00077;~Mg2+ binding site [ion binding];~NTP binding site [chemical binding];~Nucleotidyltransferase (NT) domain of ClassII CCA-adding enzymes; cd05398;~Probable RNA and SrmB- binding site of polymerase A; pfam12627;~RNA nucleotidyltransferase [Streptomyces cattleya NRRL 8057 = DSM46488];~Zn2+ binding site [ion binding];~identified by MetaGeneAnnotator; putative;~metal binding triad [ion binding];~tRNA adenylyltransferase; TIGR02692) yields the protein MPNANEDTPTALSQVQRRAVSELLRVSPVADDLALRFKEAGFSLALVGGSVRDALLGRLGNDLDFTTDARPEDVLKIVRPWADAVWEVGIAFGTVGCQKNGYQVEVTTYRSEAYDRTSRKPEVSYGDSIEEDLVRRDFTVNAMAVALPEKEFIDPHGGLEDLSERVLRTPGTPEESFSDDPLRMMRAARFAAQLDFAVAPEVVTAMTEMAGRLEIVSAERVREEFNKLLLSAHPRKGLGLLVGTGLAAHVLPELPALRLESDEHHRHKDVYEHSLTVLDQAIDLEEDGPDLVLRLAALLHDIGKPRTRRFEKDGRVSFHHHEVVGAKMTKKRMTALKYSNEMIKDVSRLVELHLRFHGYGTGEWTDSAVRRYVRDAGPLLSRLHKLTRSDCTTRNKRKAAALSRAYDGLEDRIAQLQEQEELDAIRPDLDGNQIQEILGIGPGPAIGHAYKVLLELRLENGPMEQADAVAALKEWWATQEG from the coding sequence GTGCCGAACGCCAACGAAGACACCCCCACCGCACTGAGCCAGGTGCAGCGCCGCGCCGTCAGCGAACTGCTGCGCGTCTCCCCCGTCGCCGATGACCTCGCCCTCCGCTTCAAGGAGGCGGGATTCAGCCTCGCGCTGGTCGGCGGCTCGGTACGGGACGCCCTTCTTGGCCGTCTCGGCAACGACCTGGACTTCACCACCGACGCCCGCCCCGAGGACGTCCTGAAGATCGTCCGGCCCTGGGCCGACGCGGTCTGGGAGGTCGGGATCGCGTTCGGCACCGTCGGCTGCCAGAAGAACGGTTACCAGGTGGAGGTCACCACCTACCGTTCCGAGGCGTACGACCGCACTTCCCGCAAGCCCGAGGTCTCCTACGGCGACTCCATCGAGGAGGACCTGGTCCGCCGGGACTTCACCGTCAACGCGATGGCCGTGGCACTCCCGGAGAAGGAGTTCATCGACCCGCACGGCGGTCTGGAGGACCTGTCCGAGCGGGTGCTGCGCACGCCCGGAACCCCCGAGGAGTCCTTCTCCGACGACCCGCTGCGGATGATGCGTGCCGCGCGCTTCGCCGCGCAGCTGGACTTCGCCGTGGCCCCCGAGGTCGTCACCGCCATGACGGAGATGGCCGGCCGGCTGGAGATCGTCTCCGCCGAGCGGGTCCGCGAGGAGTTCAACAAGCTCCTGCTCTCCGCCCACCCCCGCAAGGGTCTCGGGCTCCTCGTCGGCACCGGTCTCGCCGCGCACGTCCTGCCCGAGCTTCCGGCGCTGCGCCTGGAGAGCGACGAGCACCACCGGCACAAGGACGTCTACGAGCACTCCCTCACCGTGCTCGACCAGGCCATCGACCTGGAGGAGGACGGCCCGGACCTGGTGCTGCGTCTGGCGGCCCTGCTGCACGACATCGGCAAGCCGCGCACCCGCCGTTTCGAGAAGGACGGCCGGGTCTCCTTCCACCACCACGAGGTGGTGGGCGCGAAGATGACCAAGAAGCGCATGACCGCGCTCAAGTACTCCAACGAGATGATCAAGGACGTCTCGCGGCTGGTGGAGCTGCACCTGCGCTTCCACGGCTACGGCACCGGCGAGTGGACCGACTCGGCCGTCCGCCGCTACGTCCGGGACGCGGGACCGCTGCTCTCCCGGCTCCACAAGCTGACCCGCTCCGACTGCACCACGCGCAACAAGCGCAAGGCCGCCGCGCTCTCCCGCGCCTACGACGGCCTGGAGGACCGCATCGCGCAGCTCCAGGAGCAGGAGGAGCTGGACGCGATCCGCCCGGACCTCGACGGCAACCAGATCCAGGAGATCCTGGGCATCGGTCCCGGCCCGGCCATCGGCCACGCGTACAAGGTCCTCCTTGAGCTGCGTCTGGAGAACGGACCCATGGAGCAGGCCGACGCCGTCGCCGCGCTCAAGGAGTGGTGGGCGACCCAGGAGGGCTAA